One part of the Vitis riparia cultivar Riparia Gloire de Montpellier isolate 1030 chromosome 6, EGFV_Vit.rip_1.0, whole genome shotgun sequence genome encodes these proteins:
- the LOC117916585 gene encoding cation/calcium exchanger 1-like yields MRIYNSKNSLVIPGSMAEFPPISKGQYLNLFLNISFLFLIFLCLTTHFYSSNSNFLNQFKTFPNAMTAPYHDSDTGCRQLHEYSDREAKCSYVKSHTGCQNGGYISYLQLFYCNFDPVLGYSALILWLAVLFYLLGNTAANYFCCSLEGLSRILKLSPNIAGVTLLSLGNGAPDLFASIVSFMGDETDKVGLNSILGGAFFVSSIVVGIISISVCHSGPSIERSSFIWDVTFFLLSLACLLVIIMLGKINLWGAISFFSLYFIYVLFISTSHLCHRKEGVGDDSAASGSPILPVTRNFLEYQTEGLCEVEEPLLGFVGDDKPILMEKAGLVQVGDDRKRRRRCLDLQPSTSSHLFVCRLLFFLELPLYLPRRLTIPVITAERWSKPFAVVSVTIAPVLVAVVWNSHGSKPSWLVYLIGASVGTISGVVAFFTTERSNPPTKWLFPWHAGGFLMSITWTYIAADELISLLVSLGLILGISPSILGLTVLAWGNSLGDLVSNVTMALNGGAEGAQVALSGCYAGPIFNTLIGLGLPLAFSAWSEYPASYIIPKDNSDYETLGFLMGGLLWALVILPKRNMVLDRCLGGGLVAIYLCFLSLRIARALVPTS; encoded by the coding sequence ATGCGTATATATAACTCCAAAAACTCTCTTGTTATCCCTGGTAGCATGGCAGAATTTCCTCCCATATCCAAAGGCCAGTATCTCAATCTCTTTCTCAACATatcctttcttttcctcatcTTCTTGTGCCTCACAACCCATTTCTATTCATCCAATTCTAATTTCCTCAACCAGTTCAAAACATTTCCCAATGCCATGACAGCACCATACCATGATTCTGATACTGGTTGCAGACAGCTTCACGAGTACTCTGATAGGGAAGCAAAGTGCTCCTATGTGAAATCTCATACAGGATGCCAAAATGGAGGTTACATATCCTATCTCCAGCTCTTTTACTGCAACTTTGACCCGGTGCTAGGCTACTCAGCACTCATCCTCTGGCTTGCAGTTCTATTCTATTTGTTGGGCAACACAGCTGCCAATTACTTTTGTTGTTCATTAGAGGGCTTGTCAAGAATTTTGAAGCTTTCTCCAAACATAGCTGGTGTTACTCTTCTTTCACTGGGAAACGGTGCACCCGATCTCTTTGCCAGCATAGTCTCTTTCATGGGAGATGAGACTGACAAGGTCGGCCTCAATAGCATTTTGGGTGGCGCATTCTTTGTATCAAGCATAGTTGTTGGGATTATAAGCATTTCTGTCTGTCATTCTGGACCGTCCATTGAAAGGTCCAGCTTCATATGGGATGTTACTTTCTTCCTTCTCTCCTTGGCTTGCCTACTTGTCATCATAATGTTGGGAAAAATTAATTTGTGGGGTgctatctcttttttttctctgtattttatatatgtacTCTTCATATCCACCTCACATCTATGCCATCGTAAAGAGGGAGTAGGGGATGATAGTGCAGCATCTGGATCTCCAATACTGCCTGTTACTAGGAACTTTCTCGAGTACCAAACAGAAGGACTATGTGAAGTGGAAGAGCCTTTGTTAGGTTTTGTGGGTGATGATAAGCCAATTTTGATGGAAAAAGCGGGACTAGTTCAAGTTGGTGATGACAGGAAACGAAGAAGAAGGTGTTTGGATCTTCAACCTTCAACTTCTAGTCACTTGTTTGTTTGCAGGCTCTTGTTCTTTCTGGAGCTGCCACTTTACTTGCCTAGAAGGCTAACAATTCCGGTCATCACCGCCGAGAGATGGTCGAAACCATTTGCAGTGGTCTCAGTGACAATAGCTCCCGTTCTAGTAGCTGTTGTTTGGAATTCGCATGGCTCCAAACCAAGCTGGCTGGTTTACCTGATTGGTGCGTCAGTTGGGACCATTTCTGGAGTTGTGGCATTTTTCACCACAGAGAGGTCTAACCCACCAACGAAGTGGCTGTTCCCATGGCATGCTGGAGGGTTTTTGATGAGCATCACATGGACATATATTGCAGCAGACGAGCTTATTTCCCTGTTGGTCTCACTGGGATTGATATTAGGGATAAGCCCTTCAATCCTAGGGCTGACTGTCCTTGCATGGGGTAACTCCCTTGGGGACTTGGTATCCAATGTTACCATGGCACTAAATGGAGGAGCAGAGGGTGCCCAAGTGGCTCTATCAGGATGCTATGCAGGCCCCATATTCAATACACTGATTGGCTTGGGATTGCCACTTGCTTTCTCAGCCTGGTCAGAGTACCCAGCATCTTACATCATCCCCAAAGACAATTCAGACTATGAAACTCTGGGGTTTCTAATGGGTGGCTTGCTTTGGGCCCTTGTAATCCTTCCCAAGAGAAACATGGTGCTTGATAGGTGCCTAGGTGGTGGGCTTGTGGCCATATATCTctgctttctctctctaagaATTGCAAGAGCTCTGGTGCCTACATCTTAG